A single genomic interval of Agarivorans aestuarii harbors:
- a CDS encoding GNAT family N-acetyltransferase: MNQELYIRKPERSDLEELSECYQNSEIFHRPWSYPPKNVRAYLEEEHRYFVCLQATGEIVGTFNISSIIRGHFQSAYLSYEVFHPHQAHGYMRTGIRLVLKEAFEELNLHRLEANIQPGNKASIALVAKAGFVKEGLSKNYLNIGGKGWKDHERWAIINPKWRSE, encoded by the coding sequence GTGAACCAAGAACTGTATATAAGAAAACCCGAGCGCAGCGATTTAGAAGAGCTAAGCGAGTGCTATCAAAACAGTGAGATATTTCATCGCCCTTGGAGCTATCCGCCAAAAAATGTGCGTGCTTATTTAGAAGAAGAACACCGCTATTTTGTTTGCCTGCAAGCAACGGGTGAAATAGTGGGTACCTTCAATATCTCGTCGATCATCCGAGGTCATTTTCAATCAGCCTACCTTAGTTACGAAGTATTTCATCCCCACCAAGCCCATGGCTATATGCGAACAGGCATCCGTTTAGTATTAAAAGAAGCCTTCGAAGAACTCAATCTGCATCGCTTAGAGGCCAATATCCAACCAGGTAATAAAGCCTCAATAGCATTAGTGGCAAAAGCCGGATTTGTTAAAGAAGGGCTATCCAAAAACTACTTAAACATTGGTGGTAAAGGATGGAAAGACCACGAACGCTGGGCGATTATTAATCCTAAATGGCGAAGCGAATAA
- a CDS encoding DMT family transporter produces MLNPSYTHTKPSLNNSHLATHGLMLLMVTLVASSFPVGAAITHALPPVVMMFLRFLTAALLFAPYVFYKNGLTLPSRNTLLGYALLSLPLVVFFWCMFEALRHTSALNTGALYTTLPAITALTSFFILDQAIKLQRAVGLTMGTLGALWIVFRGDVNALFALTLNQGDLLFLLGCIALSIYNPLMKKLYQGEPQELMTFWVLTFGSLFLLLLSLTSLNEINWLAVPLKAYAGIGYLALFTTLTTFFLLQIGTVRLGPTKVAAYSYLTPLLVLVLTVSMGFEQLSWRLLPGAILVFFAMLIIQNDNS; encoded by the coding sequence ATGCTAAACCCAAGCTACACTCACACTAAGCCAAGCTTAAACAACAGCCATTTAGCGACTCATGGCTTGATGCTGCTAATGGTTACGCTAGTCGCTAGCTCTTTCCCAGTCGGCGCTGCGATTACCCACGCATTACCTCCAGTAGTGATGATGTTTTTGCGCTTCCTCACTGCGGCTTTGTTATTTGCCCCCTATGTGTTTTACAAAAACGGATTGACGCTACCTTCGCGTAACACCTTATTGGGATACGCATTACTTAGCTTGCCTTTGGTGGTATTTTTTTGGTGTATGTTTGAAGCGCTGCGCCATACCAGCGCGTTAAACACCGGTGCTTTATATACAACATTGCCTGCCATTACCGCCCTTACTAGCTTTTTTATCCTAGACCAAGCCATAAAACTACAGAGAGCGGTAGGTTTAACAATGGGTACTTTGGGCGCTTTATGGATTGTATTTCGCGGTGATGTTAATGCGCTATTTGCATTAACGCTAAATCAAGGAGACTTGCTGTTTTTGCTCGGCTGTATCGCTTTAAGTATTTATAACCCCTTAATGAAAAAGCTTTACCAAGGCGAGCCACAAGAGCTAATGACATTTTGGGTCTTAACATTTGGCAGCCTGTTTTTGTTGCTGCTTTCACTCACCAGCTTAAATGAGATTAATTGGTTAGCAGTCCCCCTAAAAGCTTATGCTGGCATTGGCTATTTAGCCTTGTTCACCACCCTAACTACCTTCTTCTTGCTGCAAATAGGTACGGTGCGCCTTGGCCCCACCAAAGTGGCAGCCTACAGTTACTTAACGCCTCTATTGGTTTTAGTGCTTACGGTAAGTATGGGGTTTGAGCAACTATCATGGAGATTATTGCCTGGCGCAATACTGGTGTTTTTTGCAATGCTAATTATTCAAAATGACAATAGTTAA
- a CDS encoding LysR family transcriptional regulator: MDGFAAIPVFVAVVEHGGFSPAARSLGISKSAVSKRINLLEQQLGVKLLHRTTRKLSLTEAGKHYFEHAAKANNAAKDAQDAVAQLQGEPQGLLRINTPMSFGRLHIAPLIAKFLQRYPKITIDMVMDDKVVDLVAEGFDVAIRAGNLPDSSLIVRKLAPLKSVLCASPDYLKQHGIPQTIEQLAAHNCLQFSYSRDVKEWTFMRDGQSQSIDVKGNYRVNNSEALREAMLQGLGIGRLPTFVAGPDIVAGRLIKLLDQYQMPNQSIYAVFSERQFLPAKVRAFVDFAIEHLAAEQPYWELKPS, encoded by the coding sequence ATGGACGGATTTGCAGCAATTCCTGTATTTGTAGCAGTAGTTGAACATGGTGGGTTTTCGCCTGCAGCGCGTAGTTTGGGGATCTCCAAATCGGCAGTAAGTAAGCGGATCAATCTACTCGAACAGCAACTTGGGGTTAAATTACTGCACCGTACTACCCGTAAACTGAGTTTAACCGAAGCGGGTAAGCATTATTTTGAGCATGCGGCAAAAGCCAATAATGCCGCAAAAGATGCCCAAGATGCGGTTGCCCAACTGCAAGGGGAGCCACAAGGTTTGCTGCGCATCAATACGCCTATGTCTTTTGGCCGTTTACATATCGCACCACTGATAGCCAAATTTTTACAGCGTTATCCCAAAATTACTATTGATATGGTGATGGACGACAAAGTTGTCGACTTGGTCGCCGAAGGTTTTGACGTAGCAATAAGAGCTGGAAACTTGCCCGATTCATCATTGATTGTTCGTAAACTTGCCCCATTAAAAAGCGTGTTATGCGCCTCTCCAGACTATTTAAAGCAACATGGTATACCGCAAACCATTGAACAATTAGCCGCCCACAATTGTCTGCAGTTTAGCTATTCTCGTGATGTAAAAGAATGGACATTTATGCGTGATGGGCAATCACAATCAATAGACGTAAAAGGCAATTATCGAGTGAATAATAGTGAAGCTTTGCGCGAAGCCATGTTGCAAGGATTAGGTATTGGGCGCTTACCCACTTTTGTGGCTGGGCCAGATATTGTAGCGGGGCGTCTAATTAAGCTACTAGACCAATACCAAATGCCAAACCAAAGCATTTACGCAGTGTTTTCAGAGCGTCAGTTTTTGCCTGCCAAGGTGAGAGCTTTTGTCGATTTTGCCATAGAGCACTTAGCTGCAGAACAGCCATATTGGGAGCTTAAGCCCAGCTAA
- a CDS encoding nitroreductase family protein: MELFTAIEQRRAVKHFDSSEQMSERDFQKMMEAVLLSPTSYNIQHWRFVRVSNAEVREQVSQAAWGQPQVAEASELLVLCADTQAWAKQPERYWQNVDAKVQGVLVDMLASFYHGKDQLQRDEAMRSCGMAAQTLMLAAKGLGYDTCPMIGFDAGQLAEVINLPQDHVIGMIIAIGKAAKPAGVRGGQLAMHQVLMHNHFV, translated from the coding sequence ATGGAACTATTTACAGCCATTGAGCAACGCCGCGCCGTTAAACATTTTGATTCAAGCGAGCAAATGAGTGAACGGGATTTCCAGAAAATGATGGAAGCGGTGTTGTTATCGCCAACCTCTTACAACATTCAGCATTGGCGCTTTGTGAGGGTTAGTAATGCGGAAGTGCGCGAGCAAGTTAGCCAAGCTGCTTGGGGGCAACCACAAGTGGCCGAAGCTTCGGAGTTGTTGGTATTATGTGCCGATACTCAAGCCTGGGCCAAGCAACCAGAACGTTATTGGCAAAATGTAGACGCCAAAGTGCAAGGTGTATTGGTAGACATGTTAGCTAGTTTTTATCACGGCAAAGACCAGTTGCAACGTGATGAAGCGATGCGCTCGTGCGGCATGGCAGCCCAAACCTTAATGCTAGCAGCGAAAGGCTTGGGTTACGATACTTGCCCAATGATAGGTTTTGATGCTGGCCAATTGGCTGAGGTTATTAACCTGCCTCAAGATCATGTGATTGGTATGATCATCGCTATTGGCAAAGCGGCTAAACCGGCAGGTGTACGTGGGGGACAATTAGCGATGCACCAGGTGTTGATGCATAACCATTTTGTTTAA